One window of Trinickia caryophylli genomic DNA carries:
- the pheA gene encoding prephenate dehydratase — translation MDDELNSQLKPLRDRIDEIDAQLIALLNQRAAIALEVGEVKKHYNAPVFRPEREQQVIARLQKISAGPLVDEHISAIWREIMAASRSLERPITTAFLGPAGTYSEEAMHEYFGHSIEGLPCLSIDEVFRAVEAGGAEFGVAPVENSSEGAVSRTLDLFLQTQLVIGGEIALPIHHNLLTLSGKTDGLTRVCAHAQALAQCQRWLATHLPGVERQAVSSNAEAARMAAADPRVAAIAGDRAAARYGLRIAYPLIQDDPHNRTRFVIIGRAPTGPSGYDQTSVIVSVKNEPGAVMRLLEPLAKHGVSMTRFESRPARVGTWEYYFYIDIEGHRDDAAVASALDELGRKAAFLKILGSYPRAR, via the coding sequence ATGGACGACGAACTGAATTCCCAGTTGAAGCCGCTGCGCGATCGCATCGACGAGATCGACGCGCAGCTCATAGCCTTGCTGAACCAGCGCGCGGCGATCGCGCTCGAGGTTGGCGAGGTGAAAAAACATTACAACGCGCCCGTGTTCCGCCCGGAACGCGAGCAGCAGGTCATCGCGCGCTTGCAGAAGATCAGCGCGGGCCCGCTCGTGGACGAGCACATCAGCGCCATCTGGCGCGAGATCATGGCTGCGAGCCGCTCCCTCGAGCGTCCCATCACCACGGCCTTTCTCGGCCCCGCCGGCACCTACAGCGAAGAGGCGATGCACGAATACTTCGGCCATTCGATCGAAGGGCTGCCGTGCCTGTCGATCGACGAGGTATTCCGTGCGGTCGAGGCGGGCGGCGCGGAGTTCGGCGTAGCGCCGGTCGAGAATTCGAGCGAAGGCGCGGTGTCGCGCACGCTCGATCTCTTCTTGCAGACGCAGCTTGTGATAGGCGGCGAGATCGCACTGCCGATTCATCACAATCTGCTCACTCTGAGCGGCAAGACCGACGGGCTCACGCGCGTGTGCGCGCATGCTCAGGCGCTCGCGCAATGCCAGCGCTGGCTTGCCACGCACCTGCCCGGCGTCGAGCGCCAGGCCGTGTCGAGCAATGCGGAGGCAGCGCGGATGGCGGCCGCCGACCCGCGCGTCGCGGCGATCGCCGGCGATCGGGCCGCGGCCCGCTACGGGCTGCGGATCGCCTATCCGCTGATTCAGGACGATCCGCACAATCGCACGCGCTTCGTCATCATCGGCCGTGCGCCGACGGGCCCGAGCGGGTACGACCAGACCTCGGTCATCGTCTCGGTCAAGAACGAGCCGGGCGCCGTCATGAGGCTGCTCGAGCCGCTTGCCAAGCACGGCGTGTCGATGACGCGCTTCGAGTCGCGCCCGGCGCGCGTCGGCACCTGGGAGTACTACTTCTATATCGACATCGAGGGCCACCGCGACGACGCCGCGGTAGCTTCAGCGCTCGACGAGCTCGGCAGGAAGGCCGCGTTCCTGAAGATCCTCGGTTCGTATCCGCGCGCGCGTTGA
- the hisC gene encoding histidinol-phosphate transaminase — MTLQYGPSYVRQIAPYVAGKPISEVAREFGLEEARIVKLASNENPLGMPESAKKAMAAAVAELGRYPDSNAFELKAALAARYGVPADWVTLGNGSNDILELAAHAFVEKGQSIVYAQYSFAVYALATQGLGARAIVVPAVRYGHDLDAMLAAIEEDTRLVFIANPNNPTGTFIEGPALEAFLEKVPKRVVVVLDEAYTEYLPAGKRYDSIDWVRRYPNLLVSRTFSKAYGLAGLRVGFAIAQPELTDLLNRLRQPFNVNSIAQAAAVAALADQAFLDESAALNAAGYGQLTQAFDRLGLEYVPSCGNFVLVRVGNDDGAGARVNLALLKQGVIVRPVGNYGLPQWLRVTIGLPQENEAFVAALEKALGA; from the coding sequence ATGACCCTGCAATACGGCCCTTCCTATGTGCGTCAGATTGCGCCTTACGTCGCCGGCAAGCCGATCTCCGAGGTCGCGCGCGAATTCGGCCTGGAAGAAGCGCGCATCGTGAAGCTCGCATCGAACGAGAACCCGCTCGGCATGCCGGAATCGGCCAAGAAGGCGATGGCCGCGGCCGTCGCGGAGCTCGGCCGCTACCCCGATTCGAACGCGTTCGAACTCAAGGCGGCGCTTGCCGCCCGCTACGGCGTGCCGGCGGACTGGGTCACGCTCGGCAACGGCAGCAACGACATCCTCGAACTGGCCGCACACGCGTTCGTGGAGAAGGGCCAGTCGATCGTCTACGCACAGTATTCGTTCGCCGTCTACGCGCTGGCGACGCAAGGGCTCGGCGCGCGCGCGATCGTCGTGCCGGCCGTGCGTTATGGGCATGACCTCGATGCGATGCTGGCCGCCATCGAGGAGGACACCCGCCTCGTCTTCATCGCGAACCCGAATAACCCGACGGGCACCTTCATCGAAGGGCCCGCGCTCGAAGCATTCCTGGAAAAGGTGCCCAAGCGTGTCGTCGTCGTGCTCGACGAGGCCTATACCGAGTATCTGCCGGCCGGGAAGCGCTATGACTCGATCGACTGGGTGCGCCGCTATCCGAACCTGCTCGTCTCGCGCACGTTCTCGAAAGCGTACGGTCTGGCCGGGCTGCGCGTCGGCTTCGCGATCGCTCAGCCCGAGCTCACGGACCTGCTGAACCGCCTGCGGCAACCCTTCAACGTCAATTCGATCGCCCAGGCCGCCGCGGTCGCGGCGCTGGCCGATCAGGCGTTCCTCGACGAAAGCGCGGCGCTCAACGCGGCCGGCTATGGCCAGCTCACGCAGGCGTTCGACCGGCTCGGGCTCGAATACGTCCCCTCCTGCGGCAACTTCGTGCTCGTGCGCGTCGGCAACGACGACGGCGCGGGCGCGCGCGTGAACCTCGCGCTGCTCAAGCAGGGTGTGATCGTGCGCCCGGTGGGCAACTACGGGTTGCCGCAATGGCTGCGCGTGACGATCGGGCTGCCGCAGGAAAACGAGGCGTTCGTCGCGGCGCTTGAAAAAGCGCTCGGCGCCTGA
- a CDS encoding prephenate dehydrogenase, whose translation MGKFSFDKLVIFGVGLIGGSLARALREREGVAAGGTIVGVGRSLASVERARVLGVVDEAAALDDDAALARALMGADLVLVAAPVAQTEPLLRRIAPFLGEAAIVTDAGSTKSDVVAAARAALGARVGQFVPGHPIAGRESSGVDAALPDLYVGRNVILCPLPENRAADVARIEALWHATGALVSTMDAARHDRVLASVSHLPHLLSFALVEQILGAPDAALKFSFAAGGFRDFTRIAASSPEMWRDVCLANREALVGELDAYTAVLQRLRAAILAGDGAALEAVFARSREARTEWQERGAKMAPARPRGDLAPE comes from the coding sequence GTGGGTAAGTTTTCTTTCGACAAACTCGTGATATTCGGCGTCGGCCTGATCGGCGGCTCGCTCGCTCGCGCGCTGCGCGAACGGGAAGGCGTGGCCGCGGGCGGCACGATCGTCGGGGTGGGGCGCTCGCTCGCGTCGGTCGAGCGCGCAAGGGTGCTCGGCGTGGTGGACGAGGCCGCTGCGCTCGACGACGACGCGGCGCTTGCGCGTGCACTGATGGGGGCGGACCTCGTGCTCGTGGCGGCGCCGGTTGCCCAGACCGAACCGTTGCTCAGGCGTATTGCCCCCTTTCTCGGCGAGGCGGCGATCGTGACCGACGCCGGCAGCACCAAATCGGACGTCGTCGCGGCCGCCCGCGCGGCGCTCGGCGCGCGCGTGGGGCAGTTCGTGCCTGGGCATCCGATCGCGGGCCGCGAGTCGAGCGGCGTGGACGCGGCGCTGCCCGATCTGTACGTGGGCCGCAACGTCATCTTGTGCCCGCTGCCCGAGAACCGCGCGGCGGACGTCGCGCGCATCGAGGCGCTCTGGCATGCGACCGGTGCGCTCGTGAGCACGATGGACGCGGCGCGTCACGACCGGGTGCTCGCGTCGGTGAGCCATTTGCCGCATCTGCTGTCGTTCGCGCTCGTCGAGCAGATCCTCGGCGCGCCCGATGCCGCGCTCAAATTTTCGTTCGCCGCCGGCGGCTTTCGCGACTTCACGCGTATTGCGGCGTCGAGCCCCGAGATGTGGCGCGATGTCTGCTTGGCCAACCGCGAGGCGCTCGTCGGCGAACTCGACGCGTACACGGCGGTGTTGCAGCGGCTGCGCGCGGCGATCCTTGCAGGCGACGGCGCGGCGCTCGAAGCGGTCTTCGCCCGCTCCCGCGAGGCACGCACGGAATGGCAGGAGCGGGGCGCGAAAATGGCGCCCGCGCGGCCCCGCGGCGATCTCGCACCGGAATAA
- the aroA gene encoding 3-phosphoshikimate 1-carboxyvinyltransferase codes for MEYLDLGPYAKAAGTIRLPGSKSISNRVLLLAALAEGETTISNLLDSDDTRVMLDALAKLGVRFAREGDRCVVTGTRGAFTARTADLFLGNAGTAVRPLTAALAVNGGDYRVHGVPRMHERPIGDLVDGLRQIGARIDYEANEGFPPLRIRPATIDVDAPIRVRGDVSSQFLTALLMALPLVRTKSGTAEIEVDGELISKPYIEITMRLMARFGVEVEREGWQRFAMPAGVRYQSPGSIKVEGDASSASYFLAAGALGGGPVRVEGVGRDSIQGDVAFAEALSRMGANVSMGEDWIEVRGVGHDHGQLEAVDMDFNLIPDAAMTIAVAALAARGTTTLRNIGSWRVKETDRIAAMAAELRKVGATVEEGVDYLTVTPPASLTPNAAIDTYDDHRMAMCFSLVSLLGVPVRINDPKCVAKTFPDYFDRFKTLVAR; via the coding sequence ATGGAATATCTCGATCTCGGACCGTACGCCAAGGCAGCAGGGACGATCCGCCTACCCGGCTCGAAGAGCATTTCGAACCGTGTGCTGCTGCTCGCGGCGCTCGCCGAAGGCGAGACGACGATCTCGAATCTGCTCGACTCCGACGATACGCGCGTCATGCTCGACGCGCTGGCCAAGCTCGGTGTGCGATTCGCGCGCGAGGGCGATCGCTGCGTCGTCACGGGGACGCGCGGAGCGTTCACGGCGAGGACGGCCGATCTCTTCCTCGGCAACGCGGGCACGGCCGTGCGACCGCTTACGGCCGCGCTCGCCGTCAACGGCGGCGATTATCGCGTGCACGGTGTGCCGCGCATGCACGAGCGGCCGATCGGCGATCTCGTTGACGGCTTGCGCCAGATCGGTGCGCGCATCGATTACGAAGCGAACGAAGGTTTTCCGCCGCTGCGGATCCGCCCGGCCACCATCGATGTCGACGCGCCGATTCGCGTGCGCGGCGACGTCTCGAGCCAGTTCCTGACAGCGCTGCTGATGGCGCTGCCGCTCGTGCGCACGAAATCGGGTACGGCCGAAATCGAGGTCGACGGCGAGCTCATTTCGAAGCCGTACATCGAGATCACGATGCGGCTGATGGCGCGCTTCGGTGTGGAGGTGGAGCGCGAAGGTTGGCAGCGCTTCGCGATGCCGGCTGGCGTGCGCTATCAGTCGCCGGGCTCGATCAAGGTCGAGGGCGATGCGTCTTCGGCATCGTACTTCCTCGCCGCCGGAGCACTCGGCGGCGGGCCCGTGCGGGTCGAGGGCGTGGGCCGCGACAGCATTCAGGGCGACGTCGCGTTCGCCGAGGCGCTTTCCCGGATGGGGGCGAACGTGTCGATGGGCGAGGACTGGATCGAGGTGCGCGGCGTTGGCCACGACCACGGCCAGCTCGAGGCCGTCGACATGGATTTCAACCTGATTCCCGATGCGGCGATGACGATCGCGGTGGCCGCGCTGGCTGCGCGCGGCACGACCACGCTGCGCAACATCGGCAGCTGGCGCGTGAAGGAAACCGACCGCATCGCCGCGATGGCGGCCGAGTTGCGCAAGGTCGGGGCCACCGTCGAGGAAGGCGTCGACTATCTGACCGTGACGCCGCCCGCCAGTCTCACGCCGAACGCGGCGATCGACACCTACGACGATCACCGGATGGCGATGTGTTTCTCGCTCGTGAGCCTGCTGGGGGTGCCCGTACGCATCAATGACCCGAAGTGCGTCGCCAAGACGTTCCCCGATTATTTCGACCGCTTCAAAACGCTCGTGGCCCGCTGA
- the cmk gene encoding (d)CMP kinase: MKPTRPFHQTPVIAIDGPTASGKGTVAALVAAQLGFHLLDSGALYRLAALASVRYGVPPDAPDALAQLVGGLHITFREGCAQLDGADVSNEIRAEEIGNRASAIAVHQAVRAALVARQRAFRKEPGLVADGRDMGTVIFPDAALKVFLTASVEARAARRYKQLIQKGFSANMDDLLRDLRERDARDSNRAAAPLKPAADAQLLDTSALTVDQAVDQVVQWYQAQ; the protein is encoded by the coding sequence ATGAAACCGACCCGTCCCTTTCACCAGACTCCCGTTATTGCCATCGACGGCCCGACCGCGTCGGGCAAAGGCACCGTGGCCGCGCTCGTGGCCGCGCAACTCGGCTTCCACCTGCTCGACAGCGGGGCGCTCTATCGCCTGGCGGCGCTCGCGAGCGTCCGCTACGGTGTGCCGCCCGACGCGCCCGATGCCCTTGCGCAATTGGTGGGCGGCCTCCATATCACGTTCCGCGAGGGCTGTGCCCAACTGGACGGAGCCGACGTCTCGAACGAAATCCGTGCCGAGGAGATCGGCAACCGGGCCTCGGCCATTGCCGTGCACCAGGCGGTGCGAGCCGCGCTCGTGGCCCGCCAGCGGGCCTTTCGCAAGGAGCCGGGGCTCGTCGCGGACGGCCGGGACATGGGCACCGTCATCTTTCCCGATGCGGCCCTGAAGGTGTTCCTGACGGCAAGTGTGGAGGCGCGCGCGGCTCGCCGGTATAAGCAATTGATCCAAAAAGGTTTTTCTGCTAATATGGATGACTTGCTCCGGGATTTGCGCGAGCGGGACGCGCGCGATAGCAATCGCGCCGCCGCGCCGCTCAAGCCCGCGGCAGATGCGCAGTTGCTCGATACCTCGGCGCTCACGGTCGACCAGGCGGTCGACCAGGTGGTGCAGTGGTATCAGGCGCAATAG
- the rpsA gene encoding 30S ribosomal protein S1, with translation MSRSSARSHAFTIFMSDLQTSNPNTESFAALFEESLTKQDMRAGEVISAEVVRVDHNFVVVNAGLKSEAYIPIEEFLNDQGEVEVQAGDFVSVAIDALENGYGDTILSRDKAKRLASWLSLEKALDNNELVTGTITGKVKGGMTVMVNGIRAFLPGSLVDTRPVKDTTPYEGKTLEFRVIKLDRKRNNVVLSRRAVIEATQGEERAKLLETLKEGAIVNGVVKNITDYGAFVDLGGIDGLLHITDIAWRRVRHPSEVLSVGQEVTAKILKFDQEKNRVSLGIKQLGDDPWEGISRRYPSGTRLFGKVTNITDYGAFVEVESGIEGLVHVSEMDWTNKNVAPSKVVQLGDEVEVMVLEIDEDRRRISLGMKQCKPNPWDDFSRNFKKGDKITGAIKSITDFGVFIGLPGGIDGLVHLSDLSWSESGEEAVRKYKKGDEVEAVVLGIDVEKERISLGIKQLEGDPFSNYVAMNDKGSVVDGTVKSVDAKGAVIALTADVEGYLRASEIAQDRVEDARNVLKEGDKVNAMVINIDRKSRSINLSIKAKDSAEQQEAMRGLAADTSAAASGTTNLGALLKAKLDGQQNQ, from the coding sequence ATGAGCCGGTCGTCAGCGCGAAGCCATGCATTTACGATTTTTATGTCCGACCTGCAAACCTCCAACCCGAATACCGAATCCTTTGCGGCTCTGTTCGAAGAGTCGCTGACCAAGCAAGACATGCGCGCCGGCGAGGTCATCTCCGCCGAAGTCGTGCGTGTCGACCACAACTTCGTGGTCGTCAACGCGGGTCTCAAGTCCGAAGCCTACATTCCCATCGAGGAATTCCTGAACGATCAGGGCGAGGTTGAAGTGCAGGCGGGCGACTTCGTTTCGGTCGCGATCGACGCGCTCGAAAACGGCTATGGCGACACGATCCTGTCGCGCGACAAGGCGAAGCGTCTGGCTTCGTGGCTCTCGCTCGAGAAGGCGCTCGACAACAACGAACTCGTGACGGGCACGATCACGGGCAAGGTCAAGGGCGGCATGACCGTCATGGTCAACGGCATCCGCGCGTTCCTCCCGGGCTCGCTCGTCGACACGCGTCCCGTCAAGGATACGACGCCGTACGAAGGCAAGACGCTCGAGTTCCGCGTCATCAAGCTCGACCGCAAGCGCAACAACGTGGTGCTGTCGCGCCGCGCGGTGATCGAAGCGACGCAGGGCGAAGAGCGCGCGAAGCTGCTCGAGACGCTCAAGGAAGGCGCGATCGTCAACGGCGTGGTCAAGAACATCACCGATTACGGTGCGTTCGTGGATCTCGGCGGCATCGACGGCCTGCTGCACATCACCGACATCGCATGGCGCCGCGTGCGTCACCCGAGCGAAGTGTTGTCGGTCGGCCAGGAAGTTACGGCCAAGATCCTCAAGTTCGACCAGGAAAAGAACCGCGTCTCGCTCGGCATCAAGCAACTGGGCGACGATCCGTGGGAAGGCATTTCGCGCCGCTACCCGTCGGGCACGCGTCTGTTCGGCAAGGTCACGAACATCACCGACTACGGCGCGTTCGTCGAAGTGGAGTCGGGCATCGAAGGCCTCGTCCACGTGTCGGAAATGGACTGGACGAACAAGAACGTTGCACCGTCGAAGGTCGTTCAGCTCGGCGACGAAGTGGAAGTCATGGTGCTCGAGATCGACGAAGATCGTCGTCGTATCAGCCTCGGCATGAAGCAGTGCAAGCCGAATCCGTGGGATGACTTCAGCCGCAACTTCAAGAAGGGCGACAAGATCACGGGCGCGATCAAGTCGATCACCGACTTCGGCGTGTTCATCGGCTTGCCTGGTGGCATCGATGGCCTCGTTCACCTCTCGGACCTCTCGTGGAGCGAGTCGGGCGAGGAAGCCGTTCGCAAGTACAAGAAGGGCGACGAAGTGGAAGCGGTCGTGCTCGGCATCGACGTCGAGAAAGAGCGCATTTCGCTCGGCATCAAGCAGCTCGAAGGCGATCCGTTCAGCAACTACGTTGCAATGAACGACAAGGGCTCGGTTGTCGACGGCACGGTGAAGTCGGTCGATGCCAAGGGCGCGGTCATCGCGCTTACGGCTGACGTCGAAGGCTACCTGCGTGCGTCGGAAATCGCGCAAGACCGCGTCGAAGATGCCCGCAACGTGCTGAAGGAAGGCGACAAGGTCAACGCGATGGTGATCAACATCGATCGCAAGTCGCGCAGCATCAACCTGTCGATCAAGGCAAAGGATTCGGCCGAACAGCAAGAAGCGATGCGCGGTCTTGCAGCCGATACGAGCGCCGCGGCGTCGGGTACGACGAACCTTGGCGCGCTGCTGAAGGCCAAGCTCGACGGCCAGCAGAACCAGTAA
- a CDS encoding integration host factor subunit beta, with product MTKSELVAQLAARFPQLVLKDADFAVKTMLDAMSEALAKGHRIEIRGFGSFGLNRRPSRVGRNPKSGEKVLVPEKHVPHFKPGKELRERVDRRAGGPLKDGEADDDV from the coding sequence ATGACCAAATCCGAATTGGTCGCCCAGCTGGCAGCGCGATTTCCGCAACTTGTCCTCAAGGATGCGGATTTCGCGGTGAAGACGATGCTCGATGCGATGTCCGAGGCACTGGCCAAGGGCCATCGCATCGAAATTCGAGGCTTCGGCAGCTTTGGCCTGAACCGGCGTCCGTCCCGCGTGGGGCGCAATCCGAAGTCGGGAGAGAAGGTGCTCGTGCCGGAAAAGCACGTGCCCCATTTCAAACCGGGCAAGGAGTTGCGCGAGCGCGTCGACCGGCGCGCAGGCGGGCCACTGAAGGACGGCGAAGCCGACGATGACGTGTGA
- a CDS encoding LapA family protein, translated as MKLIVWLVRALVFVLLLVLALANTQPATLNFLAGYAWQAPLILIGLAFFGVGLIAGIVSVFPAVVRLKLENGRLRRDLRAARETPAVAAEPPMPPVV; from the coding sequence ATGAAATTGATCGTCTGGCTGGTCCGTGCGCTGGTGTTCGTCCTGCTGCTCGTGCTCGCGCTCGCCAACACCCAACCGGCTACGCTGAATTTCCTCGCGGGCTATGCGTGGCAGGCGCCGCTGATCCTGATCGGGCTCGCTTTCTTCGGCGTGGGACTGATCGCCGGCATCGTATCGGTGTTTCCGGCCGTGGTCCGGCTGAAGCTCGAGAACGGTCGGCTGAGGCGGGATTTGCGCGCCGCACGCGAAACGCCGGCCGTGGCGGCGGAGCCGCCGATGCCGCCTGTGGTTTGA
- the lapB gene encoding lipopolysaccharide assembly protein LapB yields the protein MDLDFWWLLIIPVAFALGWIAARYDLKTLLSESNNLPRSYFRGLNFLLNEQPDQAIDAFIEVVKLDPETVELHFALGNLFRRRGETDRAIRIHQNLLSRADLPESERDHALFELGQDFLKAGLLDRAEEALVRLTSGAHGLGAQRALLTIYEIEKDWKKAIATAGQIEQMGAEPLSKEIAQFHCELAQEALARKDVAEAQAELALALKANAENVRATILAGDVAAANGDHEAAIAHWRQVESQNSAYLPLVAEKLMKTYAALSRADEGVALLTGYVERYRSNDLLDIVYPRVAELRGADAAHALARDQMQASPNLAGMIRLIEAQLAAAEEPRRSELELIRALVKQRTKNLPRYTCQNCGFRARLFYWQCPGCSGWETYAPRRVEPITTSQ from the coding sequence ATGGATCTCGATTTCTGGTGGCTGCTCATCATCCCCGTTGCGTTCGCGCTCGGCTGGATAGCGGCCCGCTACGACCTGAAGACACTGCTCTCGGAGAGCAACAATTTGCCGAGGTCGTATTTCCGCGGCCTTAATTTCCTGCTCAACGAGCAACCCGATCAGGCGATCGACGCGTTCATCGAGGTCGTCAAGCTCGACCCGGAAACGGTGGAGCTGCATTTCGCGCTTGGCAATCTGTTTCGCCGCCGCGGCGAGACCGATCGGGCCATCCGCATCCACCAGAATCTTCTGAGCCGGGCCGATTTGCCCGAAAGCGAGCGCGATCACGCGTTGTTCGAACTGGGCCAGGATTTTCTGAAGGCCGGCTTGCTCGATCGGGCCGAAGAGGCGCTCGTGCGCCTCACGAGCGGCGCGCATGGGCTCGGTGCGCAACGGGCGCTGCTCACGATCTACGAGATCGAGAAGGACTGGAAAAAAGCGATTGCGACTGCCGGGCAGATCGAGCAGATGGGCGCCGAGCCGCTTTCCAAGGAGATTGCGCAATTTCATTGCGAGTTGGCGCAGGAAGCGCTCGCCCGCAAGGATGTCGCCGAGGCGCAGGCCGAACTGGCGCTCGCGCTGAAAGCGAACGCCGAAAACGTACGCGCAACGATCCTTGCCGGCGACGTGGCCGCCGCGAATGGCGATCATGAGGCTGCCATCGCGCACTGGCGTCAGGTGGAAAGCCAGAATTCCGCGTACTTGCCGCTCGTGGCGGAAAAGCTCATGAAAACCTATGCGGCGCTCTCGCGCGCCGACGAGGGCGTAGCGCTGTTGACGGGCTATGTCGAGCGCTACCGTTCGAACGATCTGCTCGATATCGTCTATCCACGGGTGGCCGAGCTGCGTGGCGCGGATGCCGCGCACGCGCTTGCACGCGACCAGATGCAGGCTTCGCCGAATCTCGCGGGCATGATCCGGCTCATCGAGGCTCAACTGGCTGCCGCCGAAGAGCCGAGGCGCAGCGAGCTCGAGCTGATTCGCGCCCTCGTCAAACAGCGCACCAAAAATCTGCCACGATACACGTGTCAGAATTGCGGTTTCCGGGCACGCCTCTTTTATTGGCAGTGCCCCGGTTGCAGCGGATGGGAGACGTATGCACCGCGCCGCGTCGAACCGATCACGACCTCTCAGTGA
- a CDS encoding UDP-glucose dehydrogenase family protein — MKITIIGTGYVGLVTGACLAEIGNDVFCLDVDPRKIDILNNGGVPIHEPGLKEIIARTRAHGRITFSTDIKAAVEHGEIQFIAVGTPPDEDGSADLQYVLEAARNIGRYMNGFKVIVDKSTVPVGTAERVRAVVEAELSARGAGERFSVVSNPEFLKEGAAVEDFMRPDRIVIGNDDDEAGRLAREKMKRLYAPFNRNHERTLYMDVRSAEFTKYAANAMLATRISFMNEMSNLADRVGADIEAVRRGIGSDPRIGYHFLYAGVGYGGSCFPKDVQALVRTADENGERLRILEAVEAVNADQKEVLVGKIEQVFGGDLSGRAFAVWGLSFKPNTDDMREAPSRRVIAALLARGATIRAYDPVALDEARRVFDLDLAGRPEERARLTFAPSHEETLVGADALVVLTEWKEFKSPDFAHMKSVLNSPVVFDGRNLYEPQAMAELGIDYYAIGRPHVQADRSSTHAGA; from the coding sequence ATGAAAATCACCATTATCGGTACGGGCTACGTGGGCCTCGTCACCGGCGCTTGCCTTGCCGAAATCGGCAACGACGTTTTCTGTCTCGACGTCGACCCGCGCAAGATCGATATCCTCAACAACGGCGGCGTGCCGATCCACGAGCCGGGGTTGAAGGAAATCATCGCGCGCACGCGCGCTCACGGCCGTATTACGTTCTCGACCGACATCAAGGCCGCCGTGGAGCACGGCGAGATCCAGTTCATCGCTGTCGGCACGCCACCCGATGAAGACGGCTCGGCCGATCTCCAATACGTGCTCGAGGCGGCGCGCAACATAGGCCGCTATATGAACGGGTTCAAGGTCATCGTCGATAAATCGACCGTGCCGGTGGGCACCGCCGAGCGCGTGCGCGCCGTCGTCGAAGCGGAGCTTTCCGCGCGCGGCGCCGGCGAACGCTTCTCGGTCGTGTCGAACCCCGAGTTTCTCAAGGAGGGGGCCGCCGTCGAGGATTTCATGCGGCCCGACCGCATCGTGATCGGCAACGACGACGACGAAGCCGGCCGGCTCGCCCGCGAGAAGATGAAGCGGCTCTACGCGCCGTTCAACCGCAATCACGAGCGCACGCTCTACATGGATGTCCGCTCCGCGGAGTTCACCAAATACGCGGCCAACGCCATGCTGGCCACGCGTATCTCGTTCATGAACGAGATGTCGAATCTGGCCGACCGCGTGGGTGCCGATATCGAAGCGGTGCGTCGCGGCATCGGTTCGGATCCGCGCATCGGCTATCACTTCCTTTATGCGGGCGTGGGGTATGGCGGCTCGTGCTTTCCGAAGGACGTGCAGGCGCTCGTGCGCACCGCTGACGAGAACGGGGAGCGGCTGCGCATCCTCGAGGCCGTGGAAGCCGTGAACGCCGATCAGAAGGAAGTCCTCGTGGGCAAGATCGAGCAGGTGTTCGGCGGCGATCTGTCGGGTCGCGCATTCGCCGTGTGGGGGCTGTCCTTCAAGCCCAACACCGACGACATGCGCGAGGCGCCGAGCCGGCGCGTGATCGCGGCGCTGCTCGCGCGCGGCGCCACCATACGGGCCTACGATCCCGTTGCGCTCGATGAAGCGCGGCGCGTCTTCGATCTGGATCTGGCCGGGCGCCCCGAGGAGCGCGCACGGCTCACGTTCGCCCCGAGCCACGAGGAGACGCTCGTGGGCGCCGACGCGCTCGTCGTGCTGACCGAATGGAAGGAGTTCAAGAGCCCCGACTTCGCGCATATGAAGTCGGTATTGAATTCGCCGGTCGTGTTCGACGGCCGCAACCTATACGAACCGCAGGCGATGGCCGAACTGGGCATCGACTATTACGCAATCGGGCGCCCCCATGTCCAAGCAGACCGCAGTTCAACCCATGCAGGCGCCTGA